GAAATTCTTTTGAGAATTGATGATCTTGACTGTTATTAAGGTGAAACATGACTTTATATGCAAGAATTTCTCCATTTGGATCATCTGGAGTATCCCATATAATGCGTGCTGTGCTAAAACTCACATCAGGAAAAGACACATTTGATGGTGGTCCAGGagctaaaataaaattctgatgAAAGGACTTtacatgcaaaaaaaaatatatatcttataataatttatttataccatCTTCAAAAGTTTGAACTCGCACCGGGGGCATACTCAATGTACCATCACCTAATCTTGTATAAGCTAATACTTGTACGTGATATTGTACAAATTTTCGTAATTCTGTTAAAGTTGTTGTGAACGTTGTATTActtggaatatttttatattgaaatggTGACCTAGAGTTAGCTCCATAGTAAACTTTAAAACCTTCTATTAAACCATTTTGATGTTCAATAGGTACATCACCCCATTTAACAAGTATAGTTGTAGAAGAAGTAGCATTTGCTTCTACATTAACTGGTCCAGAGGAAGGaactataacaaaaattatatatattatcatttttttatattgcgAATAATAATCTACACAAACTTAAAATTGATTTGAGTAATAAATGTAAAGTATTAAGTTTATAAAGTTACCTGATTCACGAGTTCTTTCAATAGCTTTAGGACTTAATGGAGATGATCCGACATCATTAAATGCTTGCATCACTATCTCATAAAGTGCATAACCTTTCATACTTTCGAGAATATAAGAATTTGCAGTATGATCTtctatagtaatattttttgatacatTCGTTCGGAGTTCTGTATAAGTGATATTATAGCCACGTGGATTTCCGTACCACTCAACTTGCTGTAAAGGCTATATAAAAGGacattaaaattgttatattacgTTAAcgcaattattattaagaaattatgaaatgtattattattaataaatgaactACACAAACTTACAATCCACCTAACACGCAACTCTGTAGCACTCATTGCTCGAACTGTAACATTCTTTGGAGGATGAGAAGGTGGTGCTTGAATagtttgaaattcttttgttGGTTCTGAGGGTCGTGAAGGACCAACAACATtattagcaatcaaacgaagtttATATTGCATAAAAGGTATTAAACTACCAACTGAGATTGTACTAGCATCAGGGTCGGAAACTTCATATATGTTGTACCACGTTGAATTTCGTGCTGTTTGCGCCTAAACAAACATCAaaacgatttcttcttttgataatttcaaataaaattataatccaaaaattatttaaaactaaCTTGTACTGTCCATTTTGTTATAGAAGAGTTTCCATCAAAACCTGGAGTAAATTGCAATACCACAGAAAATGCATCAATATTAGATAATGCCAATTTAGTTGGTGGCTCAGGCAAAACAGGTTCTACACCGGATTGTATAATTGCAACCTTAGATTTACCAGGTCCTACTGAAGTCCAAGCAATAACTTCAAATTTGTAATGAGTCAGTGCCTATgcaaaatgaattaaatataatattttatgacatgaataaaaaattgtactaATATAGtttcaacaaaaataattacttgCAAATGTTCCACTTTTGTTGATTGAATATCTGCTGTGAAATTCTCAGTTTTTAGAGATCCTGGTAAGTCCttgatcatatattttaattgataacaCATAAGTActccatttatttcttttggaGGATTCCATTTCACAGTAAGGGCACGATCACTTATGTCATcaaattgtaaattttctacttcttcaggtacttcaaaaaataaaacaacatgAGTCAAATAATGTATCAAGTAAAATAtaacatcaaaaataatattatgagTATAATATATCGcaaaaaacgtaaaataagTTGTAAGTAAAAAAGTTATACCATCTTCACGTGTGCGAACTTCAATAGGGATGCTTCTTTCGCCATCTCCAGGATCAGTGAAACATAGCACagttatattatacaaagtatatttctttaaaccCATAAAAATAGCACTTTGTTCAGCTAGAGGATCAAGTAGACTCGGTGGTACAGTCATTGCTTTGTATTCATTTGTTTCTGACAAACTATTTCCTGTCCAAGCTTGTAATTTATAACCTTGATTTATTCCATTAATTTTTTGAGGATTTGGTGGTTTCCACCAAACTTTTACTGCAGTAGAATTAATTGCTTTTGCTTTAACATTAGTAGGTGGAGCTTCAGGtactaaaataaaatgtacattctatataaattatctatacatatttcttatataagcCAACAATAAAGCTATCAGTTTACTCTACCTCCTTCTTTtgtctttatctttaattCTTCTGTAAATACACCTACACCTTTGTCATTATATGCTGCAATTTGCACTATGTAATCTTTCCATGTTATTAAATcacttattaaataatttctttgagCTTCATTGGTAATATTTTGAACAGTCCATGGACTatcattatatctatatagccTATATCTCAATAAATATCCTAAAATATGACCATTACGAAATTCTTCGAGAGGTGGTTGCCATTGTGTGATTATTTCTGACGATGATCTAGCAGATCCAACAAAACCTATAGGTGGCCCAGAAGGAGCTGTTAAACacatattacataataattataaaacatatattcgaaactttaaaaatataatataaccgttaaaaaatataatatatgtatatatatatatatatatatatatttacgttctTGGGGAAGAACAACAACATTGCTTGGATCCGAAGGAGGTCCTTCACCAACACTATTTTCTGCACTCACGCGAAACTGATATGCCGCAGCTGCTTTTagattatttaacaatatccATCGATTTTGAACTGATATGTTGTCTCGTTCAATGGACCAATTTAATAAAGGATCAGGTATAGGTcctaaaatatgtatttaaaaatcatatattgTGATtgcttctttattatattgtatgaaATTTACCTAACTCAGGAACTTCACGATGTTCCACTTTAAACTTCTTTATAGGACTATTTCCATCGAATCCTGGCACCCAAGTAACATTTATTGTACGAGGTGAAATTCGTTCTACTCTATCAGCCATAACATTTATAGGAGCAAATGGTATTTCTATTACACTAAGTCGTGCAGAACGTGTTTCATTACCGCCTGGAGAAACGACAGAACACGTGTATTCTCCTACGTCAGAAGCACGCACGGCAATAATTTCTAATGTGCCATCATTAcgcatttttattctttggcTAGCTTGTGTATTTATCACtctaagataaaaataaaattttagtaATCGTATGTGAAAATGTGATACCTtcaacataaaattatatatagtattataatatttatatatttataattataaaaaatacttactGTGCATTATGAAACCATGCAATGTCATATAAAACACTAGGATCGTTTGAAACTTTGCATTGTAATTCAGCAGTATGCCCAAGAAGAACAGAAGTGTCAACTGGAGGCTGGATAATTTGTGTTCGAACTATAATGcagaaaaatgatataataaatgatttcttAAAAGCTTTATaatgtttcaaataattatttacaaaattaccGAGGACAGTGATATACGCTGACCCATTTACAGAACCAGCTTCATTTGCACGAATGCAAGTGTATTTACCAGCATCATTTAGCTTCACAGCTGCAATTAAAAGATCGCCATTTTCTAAAACTTGTACTCTTCCAGCAATTTCAACAGGCATTGTAtctaaaaaaacaatataagaaGTAAGCATTATTCTAAAACACAATATAGGAATTgatttgaatattaataatctaattttttcatatcttaATTACCATTATAAATCCATGTAGAATTAGGTACTGGTGCTGCAATAGCATTGCAAGTTAATATTACATCCTTTCCATCTAACACAGTTAAATTTTGTGGACCATTTTCCATAATTGGCCCAGATGctgtaaatagaaatattcatgtgattatgttattttattcgtcTCAAATCATATCATATAGTTCAGAAAGTAGCTCTGAAGTgcagaatataaaaaaaggtttTCTATATCCATAccttatcaattattaataataattagtatttatacacataactcataaatcattttatttgagGATTAAACTTTTATTCAAATCTATAAGTGAAATGATATACTATTTAATAAGCCAAGTAAGTTAAGAAAACTcaaaatatgaaaacaaatCTAAGCTAAAGGAAAAACGTGCACTTCACACAAATATTCTAACTGTGCTATTAAATGTGCTTCTAATACTCAGGACGTGAATAAAAAGATGCAGAcatacaagaaaatatatttttctattttcaagatttaaatgctctattttaattaaatagaatcCAGCAagcaatattaaatatgtttaaatACTCTCAAAAGCagtaaaaatatgaagaatgAATAATCAATTACTAAATCATTCATATAATTGATAACTTATACTActtgaattaaaatataataacaagaCAACATAGTTcaacttttttaaatatctagatactttaatatacttttaaaaactaaaaaaatattcgtgccttttaactattataaaaaaaacttttttaaaaatatataaaaataactagTAAGATTATTAATTGACAATATGCATTCCAATGTGtgcttaaaaaataaataaaaaaaaatttagtgCTGAAAATACATGTCTCTTACTGGCTAGATATTGAGAGAACTTAAAACGCCGGTCAGGCTGGCGAGCTCGGACTACACTGTAGCCAGCTGCCCAGCGAATAACTCTGTTTTTCAGATAGCTTCTCAATCCTTCTGTTCCGTAAAAAAAGTATCATTtatatgcataatatatagatataataaaatttaaaaaccgAATTCCTTATAAAATAGCTTACAAAATAGCTTACTTTTAGCTTTCAACCATGTGTAACTAGATGCTTCCCCAGCATCATTTGAAGCAAGACATTGAAACATTCCAGAATCATCCATAGTTAATTTTTTGATTGTAAGAGATCCATCTTCTTCAATTTCATacctaaaaaatattattatattaatataaagaagatatatacagatcataaaaattattaaatttgtaatattgaCATTACTTAGAATAACATTACCTAGATCCTAGTAAATGATTGATAGGTTCAGTATTAAAAAACCAACTTATTTTTGGAGGTGGTACACCAACAGCATCGCAAGATAATGTAACAGTTGAACCATAATCACTCAGAGTTTCCCTCTTTAACTCTGTTATAAACGTTGGTTTTTCTAtaacgaatattatatttttaatgaataatgatAACAGATAATCATATACAAAATTACTAATATtaggtaaatataaaaaataacttttattaatcataCCGTATACAACAACTTTAGCACTTGCATTTACAGTCGGATAACCACCACTTCTTAAATCAACATGACAAGAATATATTCCATTATAAGTTATGTTGgcagaaattaatattaaggTTCTATTCCATGAATCATTAAAACTGTATGATATTCTGGAATTCTCAATAGGTATACCATCTTTTGTCCATAATGTTCTTAATTCATGAAGTGATCtacataaaatatgaaattttattttatatatattatataagaaaacatATACTCATCATATAATTTACAGATTCATCATACCTAGCATTTGCAAtacaatgtatgtatgtaacatCTTGATCCTTTAATATTTGAGTATCTTGGGGTCTTATTATAATGGTAGGAGCTACTTCAATGTTGGGGTCTCCTATAacttgtaatttaaaaaatggactattctcttcctttcctaaTTGCGTGTTAATAGCTCTGGCtctagaaaatattgaaacataGTAAAAGATAGCaactttgataaaaaaaattatgctaTAATATACAAACCTATATAAACCTTGATCTTCTTCTGAAGCATTGAGAATAAGTAGTTTATGATCTGTAGTTGCATATTTTATTCCATATAACAATGATCCATCAGAAGTAAACCATGTCACATCAGGTATTGGATGACTTTCAATTGGTGGTAGCTCTAAAATAGCAGCACTACCTGATTCTACAGTTACTATTCTCTTTGTAAGATCTTCAAATAAACCCATATCTGAGGATATAAAAGtgataattcaattttatacattattaacTACCCAATACTATCATGGAAGATATCCAAAAAACTTACATGCTACTGTGAATGTAATTCGTTCACTAAATATAGATCCTACACTATTTGTAGCAACGCAATGATATATCCCTGCATCTTCTCTATGTGTACTTTCAATTCGAAAGTAAGGTTCTGAAGTGAGTTCATTACTAAGGGGTTTACCATTTTTAAACCATTGATACTTTGGTTGTGGGTATCctatacagaaaaattaaattactatAATTAGATAAACATAACCTTTCATcaataaattaatgttatttattgaatttacatatttacataatttaattttacaatattgtatatgtaattaggatattaaaataaattatttggaagtaattttatattcaccTCTTGCTTGACACTgtagaaattttttacgatGTTCACTAAGAATATTACCACTACTGGAAGGTTGTGTCGTAAAGCGTGGCTCTTGAAGAGGTTCTACAATAAAAACAATgcgtaaatattataaaacatagaTGTATTATtcaatgtttaataattattattaatatgtttatataaatttataaagctACATGTAAACTAAATAACTTATCTTTAAATTTgtggaaaatagaaagatgcTTGGATGCAGTATCCAACCCTATTTTAGTCATTAGATCGTAATAATCACGTGTCAGTTTACATCTACGCGACTTGGCTCTTTAATATCTGTCTATTCACACTTTTCCTTTGTCTTTAATCCTTAGCAGTAACaatgtaacaaaaaattaagcGTTTTTTGACATCAAACTTTTTTTACGGATTGTTATGtcaatattcatataaataattgttaggTTTTAATAGTAAATGCATGTATATTCTGCGTAACATCAATcgctattatctttttttgctcATATAACCAGTAAGACCGAACGCTGTTACACTATATTGAGGGCGCGACGTGAGAATATAAATTAGTATTCTATCATCTTGaaaatatagtatagtatatattaatgtatatagtAAAATCATATTGATTTGTATagtatatgatatgtataaaattagcAGAAAAATGGTTGTTCTAACGTGTTCATTATCATTTCATagaattagataaaatatctttgtatattttataaaatgtattttactgATTTAAAAGATCcataaagattaatatttataatgatcatttattatttactaaaaatgaaaaaattcaaacgtcaaataataatcgacatattcgttttatttattattaacatacacTTGAAATATGTTCCCACTATGCTCAACATTACTTAAACTCAAGATATATGCTGATGAACTACCGAATCTCTATTTTAAGCGATCCAGCTGTCACACTAAAGTGGAGTGAATGCATTTAAAGAGGGCAAGTTTAGAGCATCAACGATGGATTTTTACTATCGCCGAGTAGTTTATCTTTAGAGCATTTTTAAAAAGCTTTCGTTTAGTTCATAAAATGCGATGAGATAATGTTACGATGTGGAAAGTTGACATCATCTCTTTCTGTAAAATTGTGAACTTTTTTGCATTATTTATGCtgtttgatttatatatttatgaagaaaaggaactgataaaagaattgttttaatttatctcaatttctttttgtttttatataatataaaagaaagaaaaagttaaaatgAGGTTTGGCTTTTTCTATGAAAGGTAAAGTGCAGGAAGCCCGAGGTTGATCACCCCCAGACTGCAGGGAAAGAGCTATGCACACGAGCGAACGGCGGAAGCTATAGCAGAGACTGCGTTCCATAAGACGCAATGCGCAATGTTTTGCAGAGGCTCCCCACCGATTATCGGTCGAGATATCTCACGTGAAACCGCCCGAATTGAAGTGAAATTCGCAATCGTATCCGCCAAATGCAACGACGACGCGTTCACTCGATCttcttgttttaattttcatcattttcattttgaatatcGCGATACTAACACCTTAACGACAACAATAATTGTCCTAAATTTAACGCACCTAATACAAAATTCGAGATACTTCTAATCGTTAAGTTGttttacttataaaaaaacaatttacttacaaaaataaatactattttattaaagaattttatatttaaatatcaactcatacatataaaaacaaatattccaAGAGATAcgagtaattttatataaatttctataacgaaaaaaatgtgTGAACTTTTGGTATTTTAATGAACGCGACAATCATATATTACTTGCATCaaacacaaatttttttcccGATCACTTTTACGACAGATATTTCGACTTCTCAGAAATATTCTCGATTTCAATGCTGACCATGAACCTCGTTCGTTTCGCTTTACTATTGGCAACTGGCCAAATGTCTCTCGGTAACGCGTTTCAACTGCCAccaacgtttcttcttctacagTGCATACATACTACATGTGTGAGTAGTTCGTATCGATATAAGCTCGCGATTGAGCATCGTCTCAGCTATAATCGCATTCGAGTACATTACATCGAGGTCCAATGCCAGTCCGGATCGACCAGTGTTTTACTGCATTTTCAAACCAGTTTTGTGATAGTCGTAATCATATAGGTCTCACGCATGAAATATCTTATCGTGTTATGTCATTTATTAGTATGCTTTCTTCCTATTCTCATTCGAGTATATGCAAATCgcttaaaataataattgagaCGAATAATCcaagaaaatagaattatcTTCTAATCGATGTTCGTAGTCACCATATCTCTACTGTTTTGTACAGTTCACATCCTTCCAAATTGTTTTCATTCACGAAATGTAACGGAATTTCGAAACTTGATCACAGTTTAACAAGAATCGTAGAGATCTCTCGTTGAGAGTGTGAACGGAAGAAGTTACGGGATATGCGATAACCATTTTGTAATACGAATTTTAAATTACTTGATTGTACTTCCaaagtaagtaaaattgatcgttgaaagaaatgtgaagaaataatattaattagaacACAGAGATTGAGGAGGATCCAAATTCGAGAGTTTTTCTAGTGCGAGCGACAAAAAAATCTATGACTCAGTGGTGAATGCTAGTATAGAAAGGGGAGAAGAGTCAATTCAGCCTCTTTTTAGAGGATTTGTTTTGAAATAACCGCCCATAGATTCGCTCAGCAATGAAGTgcacttatatacatacgtcaaTGCAGTCAGAAAAAGAGCGGTGCATATGGTACTGAGAAACGTGTTCGAATTAGTACACGCCACGTGTTTGTCGTCGCACGGTTTACTGCCGGTccagcataaaaaaaaaactaagatTCAGTTAGGATAATCGCCTCGTATTCTATTGAGCGTGAACAATGCGGTAAGAATGCGGCAGATTTAAATGACCGCTCGCTGTTAATCCTtagttgaaaaatatgaaagaaattcattcgttttaacACGTATTTAACACGAATGTCGAATCACCTGTCTCAAAAACGGACTTAAAACGGAGATAGAAAAGTGTAGCTGTCTTAATGAAAAATCGGCTTCTACGAGAACCATTTGGGAAATGAATGTATCTATGAAATTACATGCTAAAAACAATTTACATACGCGCATTGTATAGTTTATCTTTGTACAGCTATcgttatctcttttctatcgtACATCTCTTTTCTATCGCATAATTGCTGTGAATAAATCAGAAGTTCTTACGATATTCTGTCAACAATTTGCGAAATTTTCTGTTCCTTTAaaagttaagaaaagaaagcacgAATGCACGCAAACGCTCCGTAATGTAACGTAATTAACGGCATTAAGAAAGTTCGCTTAAAACAAGCTATGTTCACATAATAAGTTCAGTTAGAGCACTTCTCTCGAGGTTGTGAATTTTGTTATGTATGCGTGAATGTATCGCATATACAGGAAGAGAACGAAGGCGgacaaatataaacaaaataaataaataaataaaagaaaaaagagaaaaatacggTGCAAAaaatctcctctttctctcgcttctttttttctttctttatctctctcttcccttcatTTGTAGACACTTCGGGTTCAGTGAACAATTGAGTAGGAACGAGGCAGCTGTCAGTCCATGTGCCGCAGCGTGATATGTAAATGGAACGTAAATTCGTAAGCATGACGATAGGGTAAGCAGCCCTTTGGAGGGAAACCCCTTCGGGTTAAGGCAGACGTTGTAcactattatttttacatcgaTGTCACGGATCCGTCCGCATTTCACGTCAGTCGAGTACACTGTATAATgggtatttatttttagacgAAATTCTTAAAAGacgaatattttgatattattcgGTAAATGTGTCAATAAGTATTTTGAAATAACATTCTTATTATTTGTGACACCTCGAAATAATTGTTATGAAATATCTAACGAGACGAAATATGAtaacgatttcttttaaattgtcAAATTATTTAGAACATTGTCATAGATTTCAGAGTTTTCCGTCGATAACTGTAAACGAGAACGAATGTTACGAGACGTGCAAGCGAGTTTACGtcattaatcgataatattaacCAGAGTTTCTACGGAACGGTTATTGTACCCTACTGAAATAAGCACGTAAAGAGTTTTGTAGAGAAAGTAAgttataaatcgattaaaagaccaaaacgaaacaaagaaTATATCATTGGTGGATCAAAAgaagattaatttatattgtacAACAAAGAAGCTGTTGAGGAAAATGTCAGAGACCTTATAAAAGcgaatacatgtatatatatacaccacGAAACCAGCGTATAAGCGGACAACGAAGTACTCTTACAGTCTAATACGTAACGAAAGATTATGTCTCGTATTAAAGTGCGTTATATTACGACCTTGAGCAAATTCTATCTCGtcaaagaaattctttaaagAGACAATGGATTGCGGAAAGTGTCAGCGAGATAGTATGAAATATCGAAGACTTCTGTTTTTTACGATCCAGAtactttcttcaatttttttgtgttaatttttatagCAGTACATCATGATACTAAAGCAATATCTTgtctgcctgcctgcctgcctgcttgcttgcctgattgccgaagaagaagaactcgAGAGACCGGATGGTTAGTTAACGTTGGGTTAGGTTGTGTCTTCTAGATCGTACAGAACTTAAGGCCACAATAAACGGCAGTTTCTCAGGACTTCTCCCACTTGTCTCTGTTCTCAACCAAGACCTAATCGTTTCTTCCTTAGTCCACCTATCGAGCAACCAGaaatttcctctctttttcccgctttctttctttaacctTCTCTTTGTACATCACCTTCGCGAACTTAGCTCACGGTATGATCATGGCTTGGGCTCTACTCCCCTCTCttatttccctttctttccctctttctcgacCACCATTAccacttcctcttctttctctttttttttttcacaattcGAATCAACTCTCGAGTAAAGTACGTACTTGGGTATCCTAAAAGGATAACGATTATAacagaaatttaattttcttgacGTTAAGATCATCTACATCGGTATTTGTGATGCGAATTGGGAAAAGGGATAGTTAGATCGTTTCAATATATCGCAAGTTGTTCTTtcaaaagattcttttttcagattgttctattaaaatcgatcattCTTATTAATGAACCGCTTATAACTTCATTGCGTCTATTCGATTAAGCCACAAAACAAGGAAATAACAAAGGAATCTACATTATCGGATAAAATTCTCGACACTTACGATAATATGtcagttataaattattcttgttTCAACGATAACTGTTGACGTTACAAGAATATTACTTTGTAAGAAAGTTGTATCttacaaaattgttttataaaagttaCAATCGTATTACGCATAatgtaattacatatattgtaattacatagtacaaattatataaaatggcccagaaaatttcgtttttattatcttttcctGTTCGTGCTCAGGTAACCGAGAATTTCCGTTATTGATAGAGACCTTGAGAGTAAATTGTGCAATGGCCGACCGTCGACGCGTTAGTCCATTCACTGGTAGtatatattttcacttttcaCTGTAATGCATTGGAGATGATCACCGCCGTAACGAAGAGTacacaataaaattaaattttattcagaaatgtagaaaaatttgaagaacGAATTTCGATGcttcaaaaaaattatactcattctttataaaaaattttttatctttttaacgagaattatattaatatattctcgAGGAACAACtcttttattatgtaatttaaattaatgttaatgtaatggaaagaaataataaaaaaaggaaaacgcaAAATAATGTTTATGCTTTTATAGGGCCTTTACCATCGTTCTCAAcgttttctttgttatataatataaattgctCCCTTTTTCATCTACCAAAGGagttttttttcgttttagttttttaataaaaacaatagtTTTAGTTTCATCGCGCATTTATCCCAGTCGAACTAAATGCAATAATCATCCTGTAGAAACTCTGAttgatattatctattaatgaTACGTAACTCAATGCACATTACACATCCTATGATATtcgttttgattttaaattatcaaCGAAAAGCTCAGAAATCTATGGAAATAGTTTAAACAACTtgacgattataaaaaatctcaTCGTTATATCAAGTCTTCAGATAACATTGAAACAATGCCTGCAAATGTATTTATTGCAATTCGCTCGTGAATTTCATAGTTTTTAATGATTATGGAAATTCAAGCCTCATTTAGTAAGTAAGAGACTCacagaataaaattttaagagATTCCTCATTCtcccattttttatttagaacaTCTCAATTTCCTCGCAAATCTTCGTCACGTCATGAGGTTTCACAAACATgaagtaacaaaaaataaagaaacacgTATAAAAAACTTCAACATttttttggaagaaaaaagaaaaacggaatttaataaatttatttttatatctcataagtaagttaaatttaaattaattaacacaATCGTATCTAGTGTCgcttcaatgaaaaaaatattcaacaatataaaaaaatacggaaaaataaatgaatattattgtCAAATCCTCGTTGTgttatacgtatctataatatatgtatatacataatatagaaGCGATTGATCATCTTTGGCAATgtattaaaatcgaatttattgtGAAGAAACCAAAAAAGTCGAATGCCTGATCGTAAATTGAAAGCGTTCGAAACATTCgtcttttcgttcgataaaaatctgCATCAGGTCTAAACGATTTTAAACCGTAGCAATACAAGTTGATAATCCAATTTATTCAACTATCAGAACACGTAGTAGTCTCAGGTCTTGAAAGGATTCCATTGAAACGAGTCACCCTGTGAGAAACTCGCCACTTTCATACGGAGTTTTAGtcatgttaaaaatattccaGACCTTCATTTTTA
This window of the Vespula vulgaris chromosome 1, iyVesVulg1.1, whole genome shotgun sequence genome carries:
- the LOC127067587 gene encoding protein sidekick isoform X2; the encoded protein is MKVPRRSVLSTYPSDERSDSERDARIRKFLFTAVCLAWITSSACATEPLQEPRFTTQPSSSGNILSEHRKKFLQCQARGYPQPKYQWFKNGKPLSNELTSEPYFRIESTHREDAGIYHCVATNSVGSIFSERITFTVAYMGLFEDLTKRIVTVESGSAAILELPPIESHPIPDVTWFTSDGSLLYGIKYATTDHKLLILNASEEDQGLYRARAINTQLGKEENSPFFKLQVIGDPNIEVAPTIIIRPQDTQILKDQDVTYIHCIANARSLHELRTLWTKDGIPIENSRISYSFNDSWNRTLILISANITYNGIYSCHVDLRSGGYPTVNASAKVVVYEKPTFITELKRETLSDYGSTVTLSCDAVGVPPPKISWFFNTEPINHLLGSRYEIEEDGSLTIKKLTMDDSGMFQCLASNDAGEASSYTWLKAKRLRSYLKNRVIRWAAGYSVVRARQPDRRFKFSQYLATSGPIMENGPQNLTVLDGKDVILTCNAIAAPVPNSTWIYNDTMPVEIAGRVQVLENGDLLIAAVKLNDAGKYTCIRANEAGSVNGSAYITVLVRTQIIQPPVDTSVLLGHTAELQCKVSNDPSVLYDIAWFHNAQVINTQASQRIKMRNDGTLEIIAVRASDVGEYTCSVVSPGGNETRSARLSVIEIPFAPINVMADRVERISPRTINVTWVPGFDGNSPIKKFKVEHREVPELGPIPDPLLNWSIERDNISVQNRWILLNNLKAAAAYQFRVSAENSVGEGPPSDPSNVVVLPQEPPSGPPIGFVGSARSSSEIITQWQPPLEEFRNGHILGYLLRYRLYRYNDSPWTVQNITNEAQRNYLISDLITWKDYIVQIAAYNDKGVGVFTEELKIKTKEGVPEAPPTNVKAKAINSTAVKVWWKPPNPQKINGINQGYKLQAWTGNSLSETNEYKAMTVPPSLLDPLAEQSAIFMGLKKYTLYNITVLCFTDPGDGERSIPIEVRTREDVPEEVENLQFDDISDRALTVKWNPPKEINGVLMCYQLKYMIKDLPGSLKTENFTADIQSTKVEHLQALTHYKFEVIAWTSVGPGKSKVAIIQSGVEPVLPEPPTKLALSNIDAFSVVLQFTPGFDGNSSITKWTVQAQTARNSTWYNIYEVSDPDASTISVGSLIPFMQYKLRLIANNVVGPSRPSEPTKEFQTIQAPPSHPPKNVTVRAMSATELRVRWIPLQQVEWYGNPRGYNITYTELRTNVSKNITIEDHTANSYILESMKGYALYEIVMQAFNDVGSSPLSPKAIERTRESVPSSGPVNVEANATSSTTILVKWGDVPIEHQNGLIEGFKVYYGANSRSPFQYKNIPSNTTFTTTLTELRKFVQYHVQVLAYTRLGDGTLSMPPVRVQTFEDAPGPPSNVSFPDVSFSTARIIWDTPDDPNGEILAYKVMFHLNNSQDHQFSKEFPASDRTFRATGLEPEKYYMFSVTAQTRLGWGKTAYALVFTTNNRERPQPPSIPQISKSQIQSRQITFSWTPGRDGFAPLRYYTVQQSENSGPFQMIPERVDPSLTSYTANNLKPFTLYQFRIQATNDIGPSDWSTESIPVQTLPAAPSRGVTGLKVVPITTSSIEVYWNTIDEIYWSGDHKTGGYRVVYQPVSDFPTALQATPKEDILGIKETKMILSDLTEDRYYEIIVLPFNSEGEGPPSPPVTVYVGEAVPTGVPQHVKAESISSTEVLLRWKPPQANMQNGDLLGYKIFYLVTDSPQKLEKKQEEEIEVVPASSLTHSLVFLDKYTEYRIQVLAFNPAGDGPRSPAITVRTKQDIPGPPNNLQFSEITMTSLRVSWESPKMRNGEIIGYVVTYETAEQNDRFSKQVKQKITETSLLIQSLEEEVMYTFMVRAQTIDFGPPICGNVTTGPQDGSPMAPNNLAVTKTVSSVELQWTNGASGKGPILGYYIETRRKAMEEWQHYDTRWQTIVRSSNGPLTEYTVSYQNLLPSTSYLFRVISYNRYGISYPVYSTETILTPSKLYLEYAYLQHKPFYRQTWFMVTLAAISIIIIIMVIAVLCVKSKSYKYKQEAQKTLEESMAMDTDDRQESDLELYRSRQGGGSGITAGNTCGTLSKRNTLARKSMHPPPPTMLGKSPPRPSPASVTYHSDEESLKGYDENPDDSSVTEKPSEISSTDSQGSESENESVQSDPHSFVNHYANVNDSLRQSWKRQKPVRNYSSYTDSEPEGSAVVSLNGGQIIMNNMARSRAPLPGFSSFV